The genomic segment GAATTTCCATGGGATCTCGGTCGAAAGGCCGACGAACCAGTTGGTGTACTTCCCCGAGACCAGTTCCTCGAGACTGTCGCCGTAGTTCCCTTCGAACGCCGCTCCGCCGCCGGGGAAGAACGGATTGGGGTTCGGGGACCCCGCGAGCCCGGAAAGGCCCGCCGAAGCGGTGAGCGAAAGATCGGGCATCGTCCCGTTCCGGGCGACCATCTCCTGGATCTCCGCCTGGTGCGTCCTCGCGGAGAGGGCGGAAACCTCGGGCCGGCGCTTAAGCGCCTCCGGATAACTGTCGTCTACCCCGGGGGGATCCGGGATCTCCGCGGGGGGGACCGGGACCAAACGTTCCTCCCAATCCCGGTCGGCCCGCACCCCGAGGACGCTCTTCAGGTCGTCCTCCGCGTTCCGCGCCGCCGCCTCGGTCCGGAGCAGCTCTTCCTTCCGGGAAGCCACTGCGGCTTCCGCGGGCAGTCGGTCCATCGGGGCGGCGAATCCGGCGTCGATCCTCGCGGTGGCCTGGTCGAACAGGTGTTCGGCGAGAGAGAGCGCGGTCCTTCTCACCTCGACCTGCCGGGAGGCGGCGAGAAACGCGAGGAACGTAATCCTCGCCGAGGCGACGGTGTCCATCGCCTTCGCCAGCCAGTCCCCGGTGGACGCTTCCGCCTCGGCCCGGGCGATCGTAAGCGGCGCCTCGGTGACCCTTCTCCCGGATCGTTTCAGGAGCGGGTGGCGCGCCGAGAGGGTCAGGGACGTCGTGTACTCGGGGCTGAGCAGGGATAAGGCGGTGGCGGATTCCTGCCGCTGGTTCTCGAAGGAAAGGGAAATCGTGGTCCCGGACCGCAGCAACTCCGAGACTCCCGCGTCGAATTTCCACGTGCGCTGGTCGATGGAAAGGGTCCCGGCAAGCGTGGAGCCGCTCGGGATGACGGATCGGGACAGGGAGATCTCCCCGGAGAACCTCGGCAGGAACGCCGCTTTCTCCCGGGGGACGGCAAGAAAGGCCGACTCCCGCTCGGACCGGGAAACGGCGACGTCGATGTTGCCGCGCAGCGCCGCCTCGACGCACTCTCTCATCGTGATCTCCCTTGCGGAAGGGGCGCCTCCCGGGTCGGAGAGCGCGGGCAACGCGGACACGAAAA from the Candidatus Deferrimicrobiaceae bacterium genome contains:
- a CDS encoding TolC family protein; this translates as MKIPLFFPVFLLFVSALPALSDPGGAPSAREITMRECVEAALRGNIDVAVSRSERESAFLAVPREKAAFLPRFSGEISLSRSVIPSGSTLAGTLSIDQRTWKFDAGVSELLRSGTTISLSFENQRQESATALSLLSPEYTTSLTLSARHPLLKRSGRRVTEAPLTIARAEAEASTGDWLAKAMDTVASARITFLAFLAASRQVEVRRTALSLAEHLFDQATARIDAGFAAPMDRLPAEAAVASRKEELLRTEAAARNAEDDLKSVLGVRADRDWEERLVPVPPAEIPDPPGVDDSYPEALKRRPEVSALSARTHQAEIQEMVARNGTMPDLSLTASAGLSGLAGSPNPNPFFPGGGAAFEGNYGDSLEELVSGKYTNWFVGLSTEIPWKFQRERAEWARARNALARHRLREENFHANIRAEVRKARRDLASSLARVDAAAASVAASRGKLEAEERKFALGASTTTQVLEFQQDYADALLAQLTAKKDAYIAQTRLWRSVGTILEQERISVR